In Salinisphaera sp. LB1, one genomic interval encodes:
- the der gene encoding ribosome biogenesis GTPase Der, translating to MADSGAVLPVIALVGRPNVGKSTLFNRLTRSRDALVADQPGVTRDRQYGYATHAGRRFIVVDTGGIGQDDEDIDTRALAQTDTALAEADAVLLVVDCRQGLMAGDQAIAERLRRNGQRVIVVVNKSEGQANVTANAEFHALGLGEPWAISAEHGDRVNLLLERVFADLPEPRAAVRAHRPDAIRIALLGRPNAGKSTLVNRLVGDERMLTQDAPGTTRDAVASEFFFDDKPYVIVDTAGVRRRSKVDDGIEKLSVIKAMQAAEQAQVVVLMLDARAGLSTQDIRLLNLAIERGRAAVIVLNKWDGLSQDERAKLHAKVVERMGVFDYLPLLFVSALHGSGLRDLLDAVQASYRASFAELSTPQVSRALEDAVAAHAPPAVHGRRIKLRFAHQGGRNPPKIVIHGNQTQRLSAEYKRYLVRRFREHFNLFGTPIQLVFKNSDNPYADKPRAQRR from the coding sequence GTGGCGGACAGCGGGGCCGTTCTCCCGGTCATCGCACTGGTCGGCCGACCGAACGTCGGCAAATCGACCCTGTTCAATCGGCTGACGCGATCCCGTGATGCCCTGGTGGCGGACCAGCCCGGGGTCACGCGGGATCGGCAGTACGGCTACGCCACGCATGCCGGCCGGCGCTTCATCGTGGTCGATACCGGCGGCATCGGCCAGGATGACGAGGATATCGACACGCGGGCGCTGGCCCAGACCGATACGGCGCTGGCGGAGGCCGATGCGGTGCTGCTGGTGGTGGATTGCCGCCAGGGGCTGATGGCCGGCGATCAGGCGATCGCCGAGCGCCTGCGGCGCAACGGTCAGCGGGTCATCGTGGTCGTGAACAAGAGCGAAGGCCAGGCCAACGTCACGGCCAACGCCGAGTTCCATGCCCTGGGGCTGGGCGAGCCGTGGGCGATCTCGGCCGAGCATGGCGATCGCGTCAATCTGCTGCTGGAACGGGTGTTCGCCGATCTTCCCGAGCCGCGTGCCGCGGTGCGCGCCCACCGCCCCGATGCCATCCGCATCGCGCTGCTGGGCCGGCCGAATGCCGGCAAGTCCACGCTGGTCAACCGCCTGGTGGGCGACGAGCGCATGCTCACGCAGGACGCGCCGGGGACCACGCGCGACGCTGTGGCCAGCGAATTCTTTTTCGACGACAAGCCGTATGTCATCGTCGACACGGCGGGTGTGCGGCGTCGTTCGAAGGTCGACGACGGCATCGAGAAGCTGAGTGTGATCAAGGCCATGCAGGCGGCCGAACAGGCCCAGGTCGTGGTGCTCATGCTGGATGCGCGGGCCGGGCTGTCGACCCAGGATATCCGCCTGCTTAATCTGGCGATCGAGCGTGGCCGGGCGGCCGTGATCGTGCTCAACAAATGGGACGGCCTGTCCCAGGATGAGCGCGCGAAACTGCATGCGAAAGTCGTTGAGCGCATGGGCGTGTTCGACTATCTGCCCTTGTTGTTCGTTTCCGCCTTGCACGGCTCCGGGCTGCGCGATCTGCTCGATGCAGTGCAGGCCTCGTACCGGGCATCCTTCGCCGAACTGTCCACGCCACAGGTTTCACGCGCGCTGGAAGACGCCGTGGCGGCACACGCGCCGCCGGCCGTCCACGGGCGCCGCATCAAGCTGCGCTTCGCCCATCAGGGCGGGCGCAATCCGCCCAAGATCGTGATCCACGGCAACCAGACGCAGCGGCTGTCGGCGGAGTACAAGCGTTATCTGGTGCGCCGCTTCCGGGAACACTTCAACCTGTTCGGTACGCCGATACAACTCGTGTTCAAGAACAGCGACAACCCATACGCCGACAAGCCGCGCGCGCAACGCCGCTAA